Proteins encoded within one genomic window of Besnoitia besnoiti strain Bb-Ger1 chromosome II, whole genome shotgun sequence:
- a CDS encoding ion channel protein (encoded by transcript BESB_038540), with protein sequence MRRRPLSDASAPNGQLGRRGRLTGRLRCLYAPAAALRGLRARVRPRAPKPGVGGGAAPRALEGHPARLLFGPVGRVCPRAVGVRGELRRPPRGRRRERGGEGGRGADLAGGLGGGSGAEREHLEQPRPQPRQQSPFATDIDLIELPDRKKPGGRRRLVRLLWNHGFFVVGRLLALGFAIFLIYCTIADLGRYRWLSLLVAIPIEFTMLLLCEFLLKLPAWTRTLERLLTEKLLFYSHQIKQRNIGPHHMHTLPLSADDVASDGQAGDAERDVDDNENNASSSRSEDREDSKKLESEVGRSRLGPHSRASSQVSGARLPANEEEDAADDSSTSDVPDGSERRSRLGGKPRCGGASEASGRLHSVPEGSYVNGVDVLAGRSYGRRSSERPGRSRHRKASDESPAPSGSGEDDEERGRKAGGARRDGQAHLAPRQSTSLWRRMFGGASRQASSASPQPRSSDFCRVDSLASSVRTARGGAESLSAAGSDNGRLTLPPSLVHCETRPAASTQAHSDSERDAQRRWRAGERRALRGPGRAAHSPYDFAPPVCAGVPAGDAAYPLRCFQSDDLSSLWITYRSRPPVTRNQHRLSLPAPTGAFSSGVPVGGLFRAAPHSRSVRHARGSRAAAGWGSVGELGTLGSREAGGKTRSAARGNSWRQMRRFGGGARMRGLTSCVDLRTAAGSRGGRRAPSRGGASNKLDDGSAAGDDTLEEEDGCQSSRMADVFRLRSLSKNSRSGKAVEQGALQPKKTRGPLYLSTDVGNRGAAGSRSHEAPRDSGADGVAGGEDDADDAGNAGDGGLRRRGATLSWLGGGTAYRCFDEPERSFIFRRPLGRGYSLGGFESRTRFLGGGSGPRHGGDWRYGFRFLMLDEDDGLVDEPTMYEVEDLEPPESDLDDDSYEKKGRDLARTRRQQLASWCRCCRDVFVLMCRCGLVVFESIAVPALASAAFLLAVLLRTMAWCAVWVWASTHMEREPQSKDLFAWQLRNLPQAYYFVESTFLWMVTFDYCAGLFTAPRKLPYILSPYSIVDLLTMPMTSFLVNCFVQEHHFGSSPETHWNDGAYGDPDNLYDPRTKHDQFPWLLLFGWLRFLRLVKTEHVLSRCFPHLSIVKLRIVSIVVSWLMIVLTFAGGMFVLEAPEPDINYTNVYDFCFYAIVTVMTVGYGDFVPRSAAGRTLAIVTIISTFAFLPGEVQRLMEALREPRTIVGSPPAPGDDYLCIVGPIQPLQLSVICREIARAFPGSVRSILVVTPLPVSSYDSTCFFSLSVCIRGGVKGEPLPSNIRSYCSNARAVFIFSNTRAYQVSAAAGGLSEGAAAARADLSWTEGVETREQEEDQKTLLRFMGVRTVCFPVRPINVQLIHDHRKALVKEMGAYCTLCINEVKMKLLGKSCADCPGFVSLIANWFTFWRASEESTGIARAASRARLAAASSLGPRRKTDFQHYADGAVYNIYRMEFPESMWGLHYKLLTRLLYTHYEVFLIGIIAITKEIWINPFRYIVGEELIHGYTTWPFAGIVLAPSLETVVKLSTLRDLPVKVPRAPCFSSGVGGARTTHPCYSFPASGAEKAGGAEDGRGGGLRKRGWSAKAPRAADDKAAKGSACHVGLHGYLASEADLRGGESPVASCGDGVAGASRISSPQRPCPGVSPGGECYPSPSSKASHAGAGLAAQGSSLSAIQGHPPPPSVFSASLGPPASCFASAYAGPGSVGGPARFSFSPLAAAAAAVPGVAGATAFREGLPPSASPHQSAACAVPLCSFHRGHVASGGTPVFAAAAAAPLGAAGCASPLPALPGAAATAATAAQHVAGGAGPVEPGGAGRGEWRPGSAFCVMCQRDSAPSPFESIPFGDLSDAGPSAAFSYVFDLHGNRRGALGGITQTQSVAEARRCIFANPMNPLILACGWPRGLRIFLQALLANGAYNVMILSPCCPATVGPTDFAAYTTCCAHVRGSALSTTDLLRAGALQAKNCAVFSTLHVTWKGDLSAERLDTQALLVRKTIQALFRACPAMRIQSQGLPPPVPAAAEPYAPGDTPSEQDDFDRENGSGGYGDRAAPGSLGGAQTTQGASAGSADKGAARAGGKVMMFSSLHSSAEGDSGAPAPPVGSAAGARDVRAENPAGPLLQAAPRHGAGAWREEACDSDDSDEDRGSCGDFSVDVRPLEGPPPRVANGLADLGAFTNGLRRCDEASARLSARSHAPRRLSGSTPPMLSSADSDSPPDDSPVDCQQARVSRQSAECLAQSDLASWPSSAGLSLRACSLPPRRLLGPLSEASTPPLSPWVPLSPAPRKTEAPDPRFFASEACHSTPPPPPVTAPTPATSSAFSPANASASPVVQPVGRPEASPVAGLQLPSPGGASSSAGLSPAGGPADPTTPLAAEKTREQRQHQSAVQHELEQLLEEQHFQSQLRQQPTLASQAGGSRHASATSYAHLARSGSLSAGSANPLALDPETVSSLGIRLPVAGAAAPAGTSPQGGAVPRGVLAVAGPGGLPVPPGGAQASPQSSATGPALQTLGSFPTSSNPVALSPVSHSASLAGACAAGLRIGSAVAGVEEAGASPGVASAMGSGVWGTPAVPGAPVPGVGSPGDLEGHRAAFRLASDPARGPVPQLGSSAAPGGAAPAGYLAGAGESCLRGSEFEENSHAAARFWRPAGPAGAGAGAAVAVAVAAPERERDAGKDYAATFPPSCLAAAAVGLEGGSDMSSHGVPDEGPSFLQSAAARTNVGGAGGERPDGLWRVPEAIDLQALMDEKARKEPGIFLDLKEASFLEYCDNSMLMNESLVWERIGPYRQTWAAEQRQMTAAYLGSLLFASGHACVEDMFYGLMAHSLPVSKYAVDASVIDYLVENRKEPLSAKTRLKRRLMCPPSVSVTSPAPAVSPLGLEPVPPMFVGVPFKRLFEHFIKLEKKIAIAIYRQYRVTTDYAGNRRPKKLVLCCPSQQLRLNAFDMVYVLRPCSTDELRAPRGFL encoded by the exons ATGCG gcgccgtcCTCTGAGTGATGCCTCTGCGCCCAATGGACAGCtcgggcgccgagggcggctcacaggccgcctccgctgcctctaTGCCCCAGCCGCCGCTCTACGCGGACTACGGGCGCGCGTCAGACCACGGGCTCCGAAACCCGGCGTCGGTggcggagctgcgccgcgggctctCGAAGGTCACCctgcccgcctcctcttcgggcCTGTCGGGCGCGTCTGTCCCCGTGCagtcggcgtccgcggcgagctgcgccgccctccaagaggccggcggcgcgagcgcgggggtgaaggcggtcgcggcgccgacctCGCTGGTGGGCTCGGGGGGGGTTcgggcgcggagcgcgagcacctggagcagccgcggccgcagccgcggcagcagtcGCCGTTTGCGACAGACATCGACCTGATTGAGCTTCCCGACCGGAAGAAGccgggcgggcgccggcgcctggtGCGGCTGCTGTGGAACCACGGTTTTTTCGTGGTGGGTcggctcctcgccctcggaTTCGCGATCTTCCTCATCTACTGCACGATTGCGGACTTGGGCCGCTACCGCTGGCTGTCGCTGCTCGTGGCGATTCCGATCGAGTTCACgatgctgctgctgtgcgaGTTCCTGCTCAAGCTGCCCGCATGGACGCGCACACTGGAGCGGCTGCTCACCGAGAAGCTCCTCTTCTACTCGCACCAGATCAAACAGCGAAACATCGGACCGCACCACATGCACacgctgccgctctccgcggacGACGTGGCCTCAGATGggcaggcgggcgacgcggaacgGGACGTCGACGACAACGAGAACAacgcttcgtcgtcgcgcagcgAGGATCGGGAAGACAGCAAGAAGCTCGAGAGCGAGGTggggcgctcgcggctcggaccgcactcgcgcgcgagttcgcaggtcagcggcgcacgcctccccgcgaacgaggaagaagacgctgcCGACGACAGCAGCACCAGCGACGTGCCTGACGGCAGCGAAAGGCGGTCGCGCCTTGGGGGCAAGccccgctgcggaggcgcgtcagAGGCCTCGGGGCGTCTCCACAGCGTGCCCGAGGGGTCGTATGTCAACGGCGTCGACGTCCTCGCGGGGCGGAGCTACGGCCGAAGAAGTTCTGAACGACCtgggcgcagccgccaccgCAAGGCCAGCGAcgagtcgcctgcgccgtcaggaagcggcgaggacgacgaggagcgaggccggaaggccggcggcgcccgcagagacgGGCAAGCGcacctcgcgccgcggcagtccaCGAGTCTCTGGCGGCGGATGTTTGGCGGCGCGAGTCGccaggcgagcagcgcctcgccgcagccgcggtcGTCGGACTTTTGCAGGGTGGACTCGCTGGCCTCCTCAGTGCggactgcgcgcggcggcgcagagagtctctccgcggcgggcagcgacAACGGCCGCCTCACCTTGCCTCCCAGCCTCGTCCACTGTGAGACCCGCcctgcggcctccacgcaggcgcactccgacagcgagagagacgcccagaggcgctggcgtgcaggcgaaaggcgcgcgctgcggggccccggacgcgccgcgcactcCCCCTACGACTTTGCGCCTCCTGTGTGCGCCGGCGTGCcggccggcgacgcagcctaCCCGCTGCGGTGCTTCCAGAGCGACGACTTGAGCAGTCTCTGGATCACCTACCGCAGCCGACCTCCGGTGACTCGCAACCAGCACCGGctttcgctgccggcgccgacgggcgcgttctcctccggcgtgccggtcggcggcctcttccgcgcggcgccgcacagccGCTCAgtccgccacgcgcgcggctcgcgcgccgccgccggctgggGCAGCGTCGGCGAGTTGGGCACTCTGggaagccgcgaggccggcggcaagacgcgctccgccgcgagaggcaacTCGTGGAGACAGATgcgccgcttcggcggcggggctcgGATGCGCGGGCTCACGAGCTGCGTGGATCTGCGCACCGCCGCGGGGAGCCGAGGCGGGAGACGGGCGCCcagtcgcggaggcgcgtcgaACAAGCTCGACGACGGgtccgcggccggcgacgacacgctggaagaggaggacggctGCCAGTCCTCGCGGATGGCCGACGTgtttcgcctgcgcagcttgTCCAAGAACTCCCGCAGCGGCAAGGCGGTCGAGCAaggggcgctgcagccgaagAAGACACGCGGGCCTCTGTACCTCTCCACGGACGTGGGCAACCGGGGTGCGGCTGGGAGCCGCAGCCACGAGGCTCCGCGCGACTcgggcgcggacggcgtcgccggcggagaagacgacgcggacgacgccggaaacgcgggcgacggagggctccggcggcgcggcgcgacacTGTCGTGGCTCGGCGGGGGGACGGCGTATCGCTGCTTCGACGAGCCTGAGCGGAGTTTTATTTTCCGCAGGCCCCTGGGTCGCGGCTACTCGTTGGGGGGCTTCGAGAGCCGGACGCGGTTCCTAGGTGGCGGTTCGGGGCCGCGGCACGGGGGCGATTGGCGTTACGGCTTTCGGTTTCTGATGctggacgaagacgacggcctCGTAGATGAGCCCACCATGTATGAGGTTGAGGACTTGGAGCCGCCGGAGAGCGACCTCGACGACGACAGCTACGAGAAAAAGGGCCGCGACctcgcgcggacgcggcgtcaACAGCTCGCGTCGTGGTGTCGGTGCTGCCGCGACGTGTTCGTCCTCATGTGCCGCTGCGGGTTGGTGGTTTTCGAGTCGATCGCTGtgcccgcgctcgccagcgcggcctttctcctcgcggtgctgctgcgcacgaTGGCGTGGTGCGCCGTCTGGGTATGGGCGTCGACGCACATGgagcgcgagccgcagagcaAAGACTTGTTTGCGTGGCAACTTCGCAATTTGCCGCAGGCGTACTACTTCGTCGAAAGCACCTTTCTCTGGATGGTCACCTTCGACTACTGCGCCGGACTCTTCACGGCACCCCGAAAGCTCCCGTACATCCTCAGTCCGTACTCGATCGTGGATCTGCTCACCATGCCGATGACTTCCTTCCTCGTCAACTGCTTTGTCCAGGAGCATCACTTTGGCTCCTCCCCCGAGACCCACTGGAACGACGGGGCCTACGGAGACCCTGACAACCTCTACGACCCGCGGACGAAGCACGACCAGTTTCCCTGGCTTCTACTCTTTGGCTGGCTGCGTTTCCTCCGCCTGGTGAAGACGGAACACGTGCTCTCGCGCTGTTTTCCGCATCTGAGCATCGTCAAGCTGCGCATCGTCTCGATCGTCGTCTCCTGGCTCATGATTGTCCTCaccttcgccggcggcatGTTTGTCCTCGAGGCCCCGGAGCCGGACATCAACTACACGAACGTCTACGACTTTTGCTTCTACGCCATCGTGACCGTGATGACTGTCGGCTACGGCGACTTCGtgccgcggtcggcggcaGGGCGCACGCTGGCTATCGTGACCATCATCTCGACGTTCGCCTTCCTGCCTGGAGAAGTCCAGCGGCTCATGGAGGCgctccgcgagccgcgcacgaTCGTCGGgtctccgcccgcgccgggcgacgaCTATCTCTGCATCGTCGGCCCTATccagcctctgcagctgtcgGTCATTTGCCGGGAGATCGCGCGAGCCTTCCCAGGGAGCGTGCGCTCCATCCTCGTGGTGACGCCGCTGCCCGTCTCGAGCTACGACAGCAcgtgcttcttctcgctctcggtctgcatccgcggcggcgtcaagggcgagccgctgccCTCAAACATCCGCTCCTACTGCTCGAACGCGCGGGCGGTGTTCATCTTCAGCAACACGCGCGCCTACcaagtctccgcggcggccggcgggctctcggagggcgccgcggccgcgcgcgcagacctGAGTTGGACGGAGGGCGTGGAGACTCgcgagcaggaggaagaCCAGAAGACGCTGCTGCGGTTCATGGGCGTGCGTACAGTCTGCTTTCCGGTGCGTCCCATCAATGTGCAGCTGATCCACGACCACCGCAAGGCCCTGGTGAAGGAGATGGGCGCGTACTGCACTCTGTGCATCAACGAGGTCAAGATGAAGCTGCTCGGCAAGAGCTGCGCCGACTGTCCCGGCTTCGTCTCGCTCATCGCCAACTGGTTCACCTTCTGGCGTGCCAGCGAGGAGTCGACCGGcatcgcgcgcgccgccagccgcgcgcggctcgccgcggcctccagcctgggaccgcggcggaagaccgACTTCCAGCACTACGCGGACGGCGCCGTCTACAACATCTACCGCATGGAGTTCCCCGAGTCTATGTGGGGCCTGCACTACAAGCTGCTCACGCGACTCCTGTACACTCACTACGAGGTGTTCCTCATCGGCATCATTGCCATCACCAAGGAGATCTGGATCAACCCGTTCCGCTACATTGTCGGCGAGGAACTGATCCACGGATACACCACCTGGCCGTTCGCCGGCATCGTCCTCGCACCCTCCCTCGAGACCGTCGTCAAACTCAGCACTCTCCGCGACTTGCCTGTCAAGGTGCCCCGTGCTCCGTGCTTCTCCTCCggagtcggcggcgcgcgcacaaCCCACCCCTGCTACAGCTTCCCCGCCAGTGGCGCCGAAAaagctggcggcgccgaggacggTCGTGGCGGGGGTCTCCGGAAGCGCGGCTGGAGCGCGAAGGCcccgcgagctgcggacGACAAGGCGGCCAAAGGCTCTGCATGCCACGTCGGGCTCCACGGCTACCTCGCCAGCGAGGCCGACCTTCGAG GCGGCGAGTCGCCCGTGGCGTCCTGTGGAGACGGAGTTGCGGGGGCGTCGCGGATCTCCTCGCCCCAGCGGCCCTGCCCCGGCGTCTCTCCGGGCGGCGAGTGCTacccgtcgccctcttcgaaGGCGAGTCACGCGGGGGCTGGACTGGCGGCTCAGGGCTCCTCGCTGTCAGCGATTCAGGGTCACCCTCCACCGCCGTCTgttttctccgcgtcgctgggGCCCCCGGCGTCGTGCTTCGCGTCGGCGTACGCAGGCCCAGGCAGCGTCGGCGGCCCTGCTCGCTTCAgcttctcgccgctcgcagcggcggccgccgcagtgcctggggtcgcgggcgcgactGCCTTCCGGGAGGGActgccgccgtctgcctcgccccaccagtccgccgcctgcgcggtgCCGCTCTGCTCCTTCCACCGCGGCCACGTCGCCTCGGGTGGCACCCCGGTGtttgccgcagcagctgctgcgcctctgggAGCGGCCGGATGCGCCTCGCCCCTTCCGGCCCtgccgggcgccgccgcgaccgccgcgaccgccgcgcagcacgtcgcggggggggcagggccGGTGGAGCCCGGCGGGGCTGGAAGGGGCGAGTGGAGACCGGGGTCTGCGTTCTGCGTGATGTGCcagcgagacagcgcgccgtcgccgtttGAATCGATTCCTTTCGGCGACCTGTCTGACGCAGGcccgtctgcggccttctcgtACGTCTTCGACTTGCACGGCAACCGGCGCGGAGCGCTGGGCGGCATCACCCAGACGCAGTCGGTGGCGGAGGCCCGGCGGTGCATCTTTGCGAACCCCATGAATCCCCTGattctcgcctgcggctggccgcgaggcctccggatcttcctgcaggcgctgcttgCGAACGGCGCGTACAACGTGATGATTCTGTCGCCCTGCTGCCCTGCAACAGTGGGGCCGACGGACTTTGCGGCCTACACGACGTGCTGCGCTCACGTCCGCGGAAGCGCCCTAAGCACCACCgatctgctgcgcgccggcgcgctgcaggcgaagaaTTGCGCCGTCTTCAGCACGCTCCACGTCACCTGGAAGGGCGACCTCAGCGCGGAGCGCCTCGACACTCAGGCCCTGCTGGTGCGGAAAACGATTCAGGCTCTGTTCCGCGCCTGTCCCGCGATGCGGATCCAGTCTCAGGGCCTCCCGCCCCCCgtgccggccgcggcggagccgtACGCACCCGGAGACACGCCGTCGGAGCAGGACGACTTCGACCGCGAGAACGGCTCCGGCGGGTACGGAGACAGAGCCGCGCCGGgaagcctcggcggcgcgcagacaaCGCAGGGGGCCTCCGCAGGGTCCGCCGACAAgggtgcggcgcgcgcaggaggcaaAGTGATGATGTTTTCGAGTCTCCACTCGAGCGCAGAAGGAGACTCTGGAGCCCCGGCGCCCCCGGTGGGttccgcggcgggggcg agagacgtgCGAGCCGAGAACCCTGCAGGCCCCCTCCTCCAGGCTGCACCTCGCCACGGCGCTGGAGCCTGGCGAGAGGAAGCGTGTGACAGCGACGACAGTGATGAAGACAGAGGCTCGTGTGGCGACTTCTCCGTCGATGTGCGGCCGCTCgaaggcccgccgccgcgcgtggcgaACGGCCTCGCTGATTTGGGGGCGTTCACCAACGGACTGCGCAGGTGCGACGAAGCATCTGCCCGCCTGTCGGCGCGTTCGCACGCGCCCAGACGCCTCTCCGGCTCCACGCCTCCGATGCTGTCGTCTGCGGACTCTGACAGCCCGCCCGACGACTCCCCAGTGGACTGCCAGCAAGCTCGTGTTTCACGTCAATCGGCGGAGTGCCTCGCCCAGAGTGATCTCGCTTCGTggccgtcgtctgcgggattgtctctgcgcgcctgctcgctccctccgcgtcgcctccttggCCCTTTGAGCGaggcctcgacgccgccgctctcgccctgGGTTCCGTTGTCCCCTGCGCCTCGGAAGACGGAGGCGCCCGATCCGCGCTTCTTTGCCTCCGAGGCCTGCCACAGCactcccccgccgcctccagtcactgcgccgacgccggcgacctcCAGCGCCTTTTCCCCGGCCaacgcctcggcctcgcccgTTGTGCAGCCCGTGGGCAGGCCTGAGGCGTCCCCAGtcgcggggctgcagctCCCGTCGCCCGGCGGAgcgtcctcgtcggcgggcctctcgcccgcggggGGTCCAGCAGACCCGACGACGCCCCtggccgcggagaagacgcgagagcagcgccagcacCAGTCGGCAGTGCAGCACGAACTCGAGCAGTTGCTAGAGGAGCAGCACTTTCAAAGTCAACTTCGCCAGCAGCCGACCCTCGCGTCGCAAGCCGGCGGAAGTCGGCACGCGTCTGCCACTTCGTACGCTCACTTGGCGCGCTCGGGGTCCTTGTCAGCCGGGTCCGCGAACCCGCTGGCTCTAGACCCTGAAACCGTGTCGAGCTTGGGCATCCGGCTgccggtcgccggcgcggcagccccgGCAGGGACGTCCCCACAGGGCGGCGCAGTCCCACGCGgcgtgctcgccgtcgcggggcCGGGGGGACTGCCGGTGCCCCCAGGTGGAGCCCAAGCGAGCCCGCAGAGTAGCGCGACCGGTCCTGCGCTTCAAACTCTGGGCTCCTTCCCCACGTCGAGCAACCCCGTCGCGCTGTCGCCCGTGTCGCACAGTGCCTCtctggcgggcgcgtgcgcggcgggcctgcggattggctccgcggtcgccgggGTCGAGGAGGCCGGTGCGTCGccgggcgtcgcctccgcaaTGGGCAGCGGGGTTTGGGGCACGCCCGCGGTCCCTGGGGCACCCGTCCCGGGCGTGGGTTCCCCGGGGGACCTCGAGGGACACAGGGCCGCgttccgcctcgcctccgaccCTGCACGCGGCCCGGTGCCACAGTtgggctccagcgccgcgcccggaggggcggcgccagccgggtatctcgcaggcgccggagagtcgtgtctgcgcggctcggAGTTCGAAGAAAACtcccacgcggcggcgcgcttctggcggcctgcaggccctgcaggcgctggcgccggcgccgcggtcgcggtcgcggtcgccgccccagagagggagcgagacgccggcaAAGACTACGCCGCGACCTTCCCGCCGTCGTGcctggcggcagccgcggttGGGCTGGAAGGCGGGTCGGACATGAGCAGTCACGGGGTGCCAGACGAGGGCCCTTCGTTCCTCCAAAGCGCCGCGGCACGAACCAACGtcggcggggcgggcggggaGAGGCCTGATGGGCTGTGGCGCGTCCCCGAGGCGATCGACTTGCAGGCCCTGATGGACGAGAAAGCGCGGAAAGAGCCCGGAATTTTCCTCGACCTCAAAGAG GCGTCATTCTTGGAGTACTGCGACAACTCGATGCTGATGAACGAGTCACTCGTCTGGGAGCGCATCGGGCCCTACCGGCAGACCTGGGCGGCGGAGCAGCGGCAGATGACCGCTGCGTACCTCGGAAGTCTGCTCTTCGCCTCGGGACACGCCTGCGTAGAGGACATGTTCTACGGCTTGATGGCGCACTCGCTGCCGGTCTCCAAGTACGCCGTAGACGCCTCGGTGATTGACTACCTCGTCGAG AACCGGAAAGAGCCGTTGAGCGCCAAGACTCGTTTGAAGAGGCGCCTGATGTGCCCTCCGAGCGTCAGCGTgacttcgccggcgccggcggtgtCGCCACTTGGTCTGGAGCCCGTCCCCCCGATGTTTGTCGGGGTGCCCTTCAAGCGTCTTTTCGAG CACTTTATCAAGTTGGAGAAGAAAATCGCAATCGCCATCTACCGCCAGTACCGCGTCACAACCGACTACGCAGGAAACCGCCGCCCGAAGAAGCTCGTCCTCTGCTGTCCTTCGCAGCAGCTCCGGCTAAACGCCTTTGACATG GTCTACGTTCTTCGACCTTGCAGCACAGACGaactccgcgcgccgcgcggcttcttgTGA